One Halopiger aswanensis genomic region harbors:
- a CDS encoding IclR family transcriptional regulator: MADDRRPRRIQSVELAFEILNVVRDEEGATVSEIATQIDRSPGTTHTYLQTLQELGYVRTSNGEYHVGFFALPLGEYVRSRSRLYQAGKSEVDKLAQETGEASHLVVESHGREILLYEQFGPDAVGEDLYTQIKGFPRRNLHCSAASKAILAHQPPERRDDILDGYEFVPRTPNTITDEATLRAELEDVRADGFARNDEEQIAGVRAVAAPIIHDETVYGAISLSAPTSRMRGERFSTTVPDRIVDSANVIEVTLQTPAPPGN; encoded by the coding sequence ATGGCCGACGACCGACGCCCACGACGGATTCAATCCGTGGAGTTAGCGTTTGAAATCCTCAACGTGGTCCGGGATGAAGAAGGGGCGACCGTTTCGGAGATCGCCACGCAGATCGACCGGTCGCCCGGGACCACCCATACCTACCTCCAGACGCTGCAGGAGCTCGGCTATGTTCGGACGAGCAACGGCGAGTATCACGTTGGCTTCTTTGCGCTGCCACTCGGCGAATACGTCCGGTCGCGCTCGCGCCTCTATCAGGCCGGGAAGTCCGAAGTCGATAAACTCGCCCAAGAGACGGGTGAAGCCAGCCATCTGGTTGTGGAAAGCCATGGTCGAGAAATTCTCCTCTATGAGCAGTTCGGCCCGGATGCCGTCGGCGAGGATCTCTACACGCAGATCAAGGGGTTCCCCAGACGGAATCTCCACTGTTCGGCAGCCAGCAAAGCGATTCTGGCGCATCAGCCCCCGGAGCGCCGCGATGACATCCTCGACGGCTATGAGTTCGTGCCGCGCACGCCGAACACAATCACTGACGAAGCGACCTTACGGGCCGAGCTCGAGGACGTCCGTGCCGACGGCTTCGCCCGCAACGACGAGGAACAGATCGCCGGGGTCCGCGCCGTCGCGGCGCCGATCATCCACGACGAGACCGTCTACGGAGCGATCAGCCTGTCCGCGCCAACGAGTCGCATGCGCGGGGAGCGGTTTTCGACGACGGTCCCGGACCGCATCGTCGATTCGGCGAACGTGATTGAAGTCACCCTGCAAACGCCAGCCCCTCCTGGGAACTAA
- a CDS encoding DUF7567 family protein, with amino-acid sequence MSLEVLDRHSEALFEFLWYPVCGQEVFTHIPFEGVFCKNCNTQVELQESRETRGYEEAVLACFDTTTTWNLHVDEKLRRDLPDGSARVKVFGAPGAYKVDWWSPEPGEDWEPVERGEFDDVEEPDEVSHLA; translated from the coding sequence ATGAGTCTCGAAGTACTTGACCGACACAGCGAGGCGCTGTTCGAGTTCCTCTGGTATCCCGTCTGCGGGCAGGAGGTCTTCACTCACATCCCGTTCGAGGGGGTGTTCTGCAAGAACTGCAACACCCAGGTCGAACTCCAGGAATCCCGAGAGACGCGCGGCTACGAGGAGGCCGTGCTCGCCTGCTTCGATACAACCACGACCTGGAACCTCCACGTCGACGAGAAACTGCGACGCGACCTGCCTGATGGGTCGGCCCGCGTGAAGGTCTTCGGCGCACCGGGCGCCTACAAGGTCGACTGGTGGAGTCCAGAGCCGGGTGAGGACTGGGAACCTGTGGAGCGCGGCGAGTTCGACGACGTCGAAGAGCCAGACGAAGTGTCGCATCTGGCATAG
- a CDS encoding creatininase family protein: protein MLYDAIGATSSEWAGKSYAEIKATAAKDGSLLVIPVGSIEQHGHHLPVATDTILVEAMVAGAAERAPEDAPVLVVPPVWSGFSPHHLSFGGTLSLEFANLRAVLEDVAVTGIENGFDAVCFVNGHGGNMALINAAVSTVGTSTDAEVLGTTYFTLATDEIEALRESEIGGMAHGGEYETSLMLHLRPDLVAEQERATATVLDEPYDWGGSDLLDGGTVAVYRGFDEYSESGAIGAPELASAEKGARIYDIVTEELAALFVAIYEQNA, encoded by the coding sequence ATGCTATACGACGCTATTGGAGCCACAAGTAGTGAGTGGGCCGGGAAATCATACGCCGAGATCAAAGCGACCGCGGCGAAGGATGGCTCCCTCCTCGTGATCCCGGTCGGCAGTATCGAACAACACGGCCACCATCTTCCCGTCGCGACCGATACCATTCTCGTTGAGGCGATGGTCGCCGGGGCCGCAGAACGGGCGCCCGAGGATGCCCCGGTCCTGGTCGTTCCGCCGGTCTGGAGTGGCTTCTCCCCCCATCACCTCTCGTTCGGGGGAACGCTCTCCCTCGAGTTCGCGAACCTGCGCGCCGTCCTCGAGGACGTTGCGGTAACCGGGATCGAAAACGGATTCGATGCCGTCTGTTTCGTGAACGGCCACGGCGGGAATATGGCGCTGATCAACGCGGCGGTCAGTACGGTCGGCACCTCGACCGACGCCGAAGTGCTCGGGACGACGTATTTTACGCTGGCTACCGACGAAATCGAGGCCCTCCGGGAGAGCGAGATCGGGGGGATGGCCCACGGCGGGGAGTACGAAACGTCGCTCATGCTCCATCTCCGCCCGGATCTCGTGGCCGAGCAGGAACGGGCGACTGCCACCGTGTTGGACGAGCCCTACGACTGGGGCGGCAGCGACCTGCTGGACGGCGGCACGGTGGCCGTCTATCGCGGGTTCGACGAGTACTCCGAATCCGGGGCGATCGGAGCGCCCGAACTGGCCAGCGCCGAAAAGGGCGCCCGCATCTACGACATCGTCACGGAGGAACTCGCGGCCCTGTTCGTCGCGATCTACGAACAGAACGCGTGA
- a CDS encoding ABC transporter substrate-binding protein, whose translation MPNDQPDTVEGNGIDRRQIMKGLGAGGIIALSGCLGGGDDGSDNADIQFLTMGVGDNIQEYFEENNAQFEEEYDVTIDFTSVTWDNAQQTVNNRVDGGEAPDVARWPARWIPQLVGKDALEPIDDLMESEWGDRFYDGMAEGCTYQGSYYGAPWAASNKCFYYNKDVFEAAGLDPEDPQLDTWEDMLAAAQQIRDETETPALGLAGADAIETGSQYYHYHWSHGADLIDDDGNPVVNSSEAVDALSFYADLHLEHEVTQSSPLSSTRQDIRQLFETGELGMVIAHVYTGLNIDEAKENGEVDFDYGIVQVPAGPEGRYSLNTIDAISIFSQTEVRDLAEDLLRFYFDEDRHFEYATNKGFMPTIEAVGERDHFQDSENWAPYIEAAQYARARPKLSNFNEFNNRMVQAIQEALGDQKSPQDALDDAQSDLEELMG comes from the coding sequence ATGCCGAACGACCAGCCAGACACAGTTGAGGGGAACGGAATTGACCGACGGCAGATAATGAAAGGCCTTGGCGCCGGCGGGATTATCGCGCTGTCCGGCTGTCTCGGCGGTGGCGACGATGGGAGCGACAACGCCGACATTCAGTTCCTGACGATGGGTGTTGGAGATAATATCCAGGAGTACTTTGAGGAAAATAATGCGCAGTTTGAGGAGGAGTACGACGTCACGATCGATTTCACGAGCGTTACCTGGGATAACGCCCAGCAGACCGTCAATAACCGCGTCGACGGCGGCGAAGCCCCGGACGTTGCGCGCTGGCCTGCCCGGTGGATTCCACAGCTCGTCGGAAAGGACGCCCTTGAGCCCATCGATGACCTGATGGAAAGCGAGTGGGGCGACCGGTTCTACGACGGGATGGCCGAGGGGTGTACGTACCAAGGGAGCTACTACGGGGCGCCGTGGGCCGCGTCGAACAAGTGCTTCTACTACAACAAAGACGTCTTCGAGGCTGCTGGCCTTGATCCCGAAGACCCCCAACTCGATACGTGGGAGGATATGCTCGCAGCAGCCCAACAGATCCGTGATGAGACGGAGACGCCGGCGCTCGGGCTCGCGGGTGCCGATGCCATCGAGACCGGGTCGCAGTATTACCACTACCACTGGTCACACGGGGCGGACCTGATCGACGACGATGGCAACCCCGTCGTCAACTCGAGCGAGGCGGTCGACGCCTTGTCCTTCTATGCGGACCTCCACCTCGAGCACGAGGTGACGCAGTCGTCGCCGCTCTCGTCGACGCGGCAGGACATCCGCCAGTTGTTCGAGACCGGCGAACTGGGGATGGTCATCGCCCACGTCTACACCGGCCTCAACATCGACGAAGCGAAGGAAAACGGGGAGGTGGATTTCGACTACGGGATCGTCCAGGTGCCTGCCGGGCCCGAAGGCCGGTACAGTCTGAATACGATCGACGCGATCTCGATCTTCAGCCAGACCGAAGTCCGCGATCTGGCCGAAGACCTGCTCCGGTTCTACTTTGACGAGGATCGCCACTTCGAATACGCGACCAACAAAGGATTCATGCCGACGATCGAAGCGGTCGGCGAGCGTGATCACTTCCAAGATTCGGAGAACTGGGCTCCGTACATTGAGGCCGCCCAGTACGCTCGTGCCCGGCCGAAACTCTCGAACTTCAACGAGTTTAACAACCGGATGGTCCAGGCGATCCAGGAAGCGCTGGGCGACCAGAAATCGCCCCAGGACGCGCTTGATGACGCGCAATCCGATCTCGAAGAGCTGATGGGATAA
- a CDS encoding GIY-YIG nuclease family protein: MSNRRSKEKVWDQFVRRTILSDIQSTATPDPVPMVNDSGSELSMTDEYDTYRLGRGSGDYLYMLYLLDEPVDGPFDVIPVYIGETSNVASRLMNHFRKLRDALPISEWEDDGSWGSYGKYDHIATVYEKSASQLYAWVVNVDDLEVGPYGYPTYRHELEGKMVGLVHSLPRFDRVFANRDFVPNRVPHEMGKVGHEWVDEDIKSLNEEAARLSELPIEKVTVENKTELWYEWVEKTICRDINDSEEADPIPLFETDEDLVVETKTLGSSTVLKRSDAIDERIRREGKRCVHRNGVKEGESGLLYVLFQLNSANPSPTDVVPRYIGKGEAYGKKNELSANFEEIAKDRNGTRSFARWGDGSYWHVGELSETVFGEESKKLSWASELFEQGTRQLKEQTYLWIRAWDPEAYPGPYGYPAYLAEVEPLLVGLAYEAWPEYLLNHNEVPDDAPANSREFEFRPVEDGH; the protein is encoded by the coding sequence ATGTCGAATAGACGATCGAAAGAGAAGGTCTGGGATCAGTTTGTGCGGAGGACAATTCTCTCAGACATCCAGTCGACTGCAACACCGGATCCGGTTCCGATGGTCAACGACAGCGGCTCGGAATTATCGATGACCGACGAGTACGATACGTATCGCCTAGGTCGGGGGAGTGGTGACTATCTGTATATGTTGTATCTCCTTGACGAACCCGTAGACGGACCTTTCGACGTGATTCCGGTGTACATCGGTGAAACAAGCAACGTCGCGAGTCGACTGATGAATCACTTCAGAAAGCTCCGGGACGCCCTCCCCATTTCGGAGTGGGAAGACGATGGGTCGTGGGGTAGTTACGGGAAGTACGACCACATAGCGACTGTCTACGAAAAATCGGCTTCACAGCTGTACGCGTGGGTAGTCAACGTCGACGATCTGGAGGTAGGTCCGTACGGCTACCCAACGTACCGGCACGAACTCGAGGGGAAGATGGTCGGTCTGGTTCACTCGCTTCCCCGGTTCGACCGCGTGTTCGCCAATCGCGACTTCGTCCCCAATCGTGTCCCCCACGAGATGGGGAAAGTAGGTCACGAGTGGGTTGACGAGGATATCAAATCGTTGAATGAGGAAGCAGCACGTCTCTCTGAACTCCCCATTGAGAAGGTAACTGTGGAAAATAAGACCGAACTCTGGTACGAATGGGTTGAGAAGACCATCTGTCGAGACATCAACGACTCCGAGGAGGCAGATCCGATACCGCTCTTCGAGACTGACGAAGACCTCGTTGTCGAGACGAAGACGCTCGGGTCCTCGACAGTGCTCAAGCGAAGCGACGCTATTGACGAACGGATTCGTCGAGAGGGAAAACGATGTGTTCACAGGAACGGCGTGAAAGAGGGAGAGAGTGGCTTACTCTACGTCCTGTTCCAACTCAACTCTGCGAATCCCTCTCCAACAGATGTTGTCCCACGGTACATCGGAAAAGGTGAAGCGTACGGGAAAAAGAACGAACTGAGTGCTAACTTCGAAGAGATTGCGAAAGATCGGAACGGGACACGGAGTTTCGCTCGTTGGGGTGACGGGAGTTATTGGCACGTAGGAGAACTCTCGGAGACAGTATTCGGAGAGGAGTCGAAGAAACTCAGTTGGGCGAGTGAACTCTTCGAACAAGGGACGCGCCAACTCAAAGAGCAGACGTATCTGTGGATCCGCGCTTGGGATCCAGAAGCATATCCCGGACCGTACGGCTATCCAGCGTACCTCGCAGAAGTCGAGCCGCTCCTCGTCGGACTCGCATACGAGGCGTGGCCCGAGTACCTACTCAATCACAACG
- a CDS encoding carbohydrate ABC transporter permease: protein MTMAGHDQTGLRKVRIYGVLIALLGLMMFPFYAMFSSTLKSESEMFSSPATLVPTDPSVEAYLAVWTQTDVLLWIANSFLISIGTVVLTLLLAIPAAYSCARNEFIGKRVFLLGVLVVQMFAPVVLIVGLFDVITSFGLFNSYLAVIIPAAAFTLPFNVWMLYGYFKTIPVSLEEAARIDGASQLQILTKVVLPLTKPALVASITYTFLYAWNRLLFVLTFLTDASKYNIPRGVFSMVGALQTDWRMMLTVSVIGILPLLILFAFLEEYIVSGMTAGAVKE, encoded by the coding sequence ATGACGATGGCTGGCCACGACCAAACGGGCCTCCGCAAAGTCCGCATCTACGGCGTCCTCATTGCCTTGCTCGGGCTGATGATGTTCCCGTTCTACGCGATGTTCTCGAGCACGCTCAAGTCGGAGTCGGAGATGTTCTCCAGCCCGGCGACACTCGTTCCGACGGACCCCTCGGTTGAGGCCTACCTCGCGGTCTGGACGCAGACGGACGTGTTGCTGTGGATCGCGAACAGTTTCCTCATCTCGATCGGTACGGTCGTGCTGACGCTGCTGCTCGCGATTCCGGCCGCCTACTCGTGTGCACGCAACGAGTTCATCGGCAAGCGGGTCTTCCTCCTTGGGGTCCTGGTTGTGCAGATGTTCGCGCCCGTGGTGTTGATCGTCGGGTTGTTCGACGTGATCACGAGCTTCGGGCTGTTCAACAGCTATCTGGCGGTCATCATCCCGGCAGCAGCGTTTACACTCCCATTCAACGTGTGGATGTTGTACGGCTACTTCAAGACGATTCCCGTCTCGTTGGAGGAGGCGGCCCGCATCGACGGCGCCTCGCAGTTGCAGATCCTCACGAAGGTCGTGTTGCCGCTCACGAAACCGGCACTGGTCGCCAGCATCACGTACACGTTCCTCTACGCGTGGAACCGGCTCCTCTTCGTCTTGACCTTCCTCACGGACGCCTCGAAGTACAACATCCCGCGGGGCGTGTTCTCGATGGTCGGGGCACTCCAGACGGACTGGCGGATGATGCTGACTGTGTCGGTCATCGGGATTCTGCCGCTCTTGATCCTGTTTGCCTTCCTTGAAGAGTACATCGTGAGCGGGATGACCGCCGGCGCTGTCAAAGAGTAG
- a CDS encoding carbohydrate ABC transporter permease, whose amino-acid sequence MSLAEEYTETPPDSRLKRSLTYLWQQRRAYLLIAPVALFLCSVIAYPILETFRLSLYESPADSNIETYVGLQHYVEIFNSDIFYQLLWQTGRWVVVGVAGKALLGLLIAVHLNQDIRGRKFFRTAFLIPWGIPYAISAVVFRWIEHPQYGYLNAILLELGLIDQGIGILGDPNIAWIGVVVADIWIGTPFMAIIFLAGLQSIPQELYEAAAIDGAEKWQQFRYITLPQLKPVILIATLLSTIWTFVSFDTIWTMTGGGPINTTSTLVIWIYQVGLENGNLGRGAAYSVVGFVFLLVFAIIYLRIYTSGGEEL is encoded by the coding sequence ATGAGTCTTGCAGAAGAATACACGGAGACACCACCCGATTCACGGCTCAAGCGGAGCCTGACGTATCTCTGGCAGCAGCGACGCGCATACCTGCTCATCGCACCGGTTGCGCTCTTCCTGTGCAGTGTGATTGCGTATCCGATCTTAGAGACGTTCCGGCTCTCGCTGTACGAATCGCCGGCTGATTCGAACATTGAAACGTACGTCGGATTACAGCACTACGTAGAAATCTTTAACAGTGATATCTTCTACCAACTGCTCTGGCAGACCGGTCGTTGGGTCGTTGTCGGCGTTGCCGGGAAGGCACTGCTTGGCTTACTGATTGCGGTCCATCTCAATCAGGATATCCGCGGCCGGAAGTTCTTCCGGACGGCGTTCCTGATTCCGTGGGGGATCCCGTACGCGATCTCCGCGGTCGTGTTCCGCTGGATCGAACATCCCCAATACGGCTACCTCAACGCCATCCTACTAGAATTGGGGCTCATCGACCAAGGGATCGGCATTCTCGGGGATCCGAATATCGCCTGGATCGGCGTCGTCGTCGCTGATATCTGGATCGGAACCCCGTTCATGGCGATCATTTTCCTGGCTGGACTGCAGTCGATCCCACAGGAGCTGTATGAGGCAGCGGCGATCGATGGCGCAGAGAAGTGGCAGCAGTTCCGCTACATTACGCTTCCGCAGCTGAAGCCGGTTATTCTGATCGCAACACTGCTCTCGACGATTTGGACCTTCGTCAGCTTCGATACGATCTGGACGATGACTGGTGGTGGCCCGATCAACACGACCTCAACGCTGGTCATCTGGATCTACCAAGTCGGCCTTGAGAACGGCAATCTCGGCAGGGGAGCCGCGTACAGCGTGGTTGGCTTCGTGTTCCTGCTCGTGTTCGCCATCATCTACCTGCGGATCTACACGTCCGGAGGTGAAGAACTATGA
- a CDS encoding ABC transporter ATP-binding protein, which translates to MSEVRLSDVTKVYDDILAVEEIDLTVRDGEFLVLVGPSGCGKSTTLRMIAGLETVTAGEIGIGDQVVNEVRPQERDIAMVFQNYALYPHMTVRENMAFGLKLADDFDEAEIDTRVEEAAALLEIPELLDQYPKQLSGGQQQRVALGRAIVRDPDVFLMDEPLSNLDAKLRTQMRTELQRIQEELGVTTIYVTHDQTEAMTMGDRIAILNEGQLQQVARPEVCYDRPNNQFVAGFIGSPSMNFFEVTVSPTDEGVRVEGDGFDTTLPVTLDAGEYTLGVRPEDFTATDGPGRLETVVDVVEPMGADNFLYLHPDDGENEIIARVDSEFRPEAGDTVGLDFAAVDAHFFEPTGDRVPLNDEFESVTTA; encoded by the coding sequence ATGAGCGAAGTACGTCTCTCCGACGTAACAAAGGTGTATGACGATATTCTCGCCGTCGAGGAGATCGATTTAACCGTTCGCGACGGTGAGTTCCTCGTGCTGGTCGGCCCCTCCGGGTGTGGGAAGTCAACGACGCTCCGGATGATCGCCGGCCTCGAGACGGTCACCGCCGGGGAGATCGGCATCGGCGACCAAGTCGTCAACGAGGTGCGCCCGCAGGAGCGAGATATCGCAATGGTGTTCCAGAACTACGCGCTGTACCCGCATATGACCGTGCGGGAGAACATGGCATTCGGCCTGAAACTGGCCGACGACTTTGACGAGGCCGAAATCGACACCCGCGTCGAGGAGGCGGCGGCCCTCCTTGAGATCCCGGAACTCCTCGACCAGTATCCGAAACAACTTTCGGGGGGCCAACAGCAGCGGGTCGCCCTCGGCCGGGCGATCGTCCGCGATCCGGACGTCTTCCTGATGGACGAACCGCTCAGTAATCTAGATGCGAAGTTGCGCACCCAGATGCGGACGGAACTGCAACGCATCCAGGAGGAACTCGGGGTGACGACGATTTATGTTACCCACGATCAGACCGAAGCGATGACGATGGGGGATCGCATCGCGATCCTCAACGAGGGCCAACTCCAACAGGTCGCCCGCCCGGAGGTGTGTTATGACCGCCCGAACAACCAGTTCGTCGCCGGCTTCATCGGCTCGCCCAGTATGAACTTCTTCGAGGTGACCGTCTCACCGACCGACGAGGGGGTGCGGGTCGAAGGCGACGGGTTCGACACGACGCTGCCGGTGACACTGGATGCCGGCGAGTACACCCTCGGCGTCCGGCCGGAGGATTTCACCGCGACAGACGGGCCTGGCCGACTCGAGACGGTCGTCGACGTCGTCGAACCGATGGGGGCCGACAATTTCCTCTATCTCCATCCCGATGATGGCGAAAACGAGATTATTGCGCGTGTTGACAGCGAGTTCCGCCCGGAAGCCGGCGACACGGTTGGGCTCGACTTCGCCGCGGTCGACGCCCACTTTTTCGAGCCGACCGGCGACCGCGTTCCGCTTAACGACGAATTCGAATCCGTGACAACCGCCTAA